The stretch of DNA GCATGCGACGGGACAACCCGGGCCCGTCGCGCAGCAGGAAAAACAGCAGGTACAGCATGATGCCCAGGTTGATCACGAACTGAAACGTGTCCTGGCCTATGCTGAAAGCCTTGGTCGCCAGAAAACGGCTAGCCTGCATGGCGCCCTGGCTCAGCTTGTTGCGCAGACTGTCCAAATTGTAGAGGTCGAAATGGGCCAGGACATCGTGCAGCCAGCCCGGCAACGCTGCCTGGACCTGCTGGACATAGGCACCGAAATCCAGGCTGCCGCTGCGCAGGCTCTGATAGAGCAACGCGCCCTCGTTCACCAACGATCCGGCGATGAAGGCCAGCGGCAGGATCGCCACCAGCAGCACCAGCAACACGGTCAGCAGCGCCGCCAGATTGCGCCGGCCGCGCAAGCGCACTACCAGCCGGCGCTGGACCGGGCTAAAGAGGATCGCCAGTACCGTTCCCCAGAACACTGCGCCCCAGAACGGCCACAGCACCCAGCCAAAAGCCACCGACACCAGGGCCAGCAAAGCATGGAAATTCTTGTCGTGCATCAGGGTGGACCGGTTCATGCGCCTTTCCTCAGAGAAGGTCGATCATAGCCGCTACGCCCTTCCCGCGCCCTGCTTTACGCACTCGGACAGGCGCCTTGATGCTACATTGCTCGCAGCCCTCCAACTCCAACGCCCGCCGCCATGCCCAACGTGCGTATCTGGGATCTGCCCACCCGCGTCTTCCACTGGTGCTTTGCCGCCTGCATCGTCGGCGCCTACGTCAGCGCCAAGCTGGGAGGACTGTATATGGACTGGCACGTGCGCTTCGGCCTGACTGCCCTGGGTCTGGTGATCTTTCGCGTGATATGGGGCTTCATAGGCCCGCGCCACGCCCGCTTTGGCGGCTTCGTGAAAGGCCCTGGCCAGATATGGGCCTATCTGCGCGACATGGCAGCCGGCACGGCCAA from Bordetella sp. FB-8 encodes:
- a CDS encoding AI-2E family transporter, which encodes MNRSTLMHDKNFHALLALVSVAFGWVLWPFWGAVFWGTVLAILFSPVQRRLVVRLRGRRNLAALLTVLLVLLVAILPLAFIAGSLVNEGALLYQSLRSGSLDFGAYVQQVQAALPGWLHDVLAHFDLYNLDSLRNKLSQGAMQASRFLATKAFSIGQDTFQFVINLGIMLYLLFFLLRDGPGLSRRMLRAIPLSDEHKEPLMQKFTTVVRATVKGNVAVAAAQGVLGGFIFWALGIQGALLWGVVMGFLSLLPAVGSALVWVPVAVYFLLTGALWQGIVLVLFCVLIIGMVDNFLRPLLVGKETKLPDYVILISTLGGMALVGLNGFVIGPLVAALFMAAWDLFSPHED